Part of the Tenebrio molitor chromosome 4, icTenMoli1.1, whole genome shotgun sequence genome, ACTTCTTTGATTCCTAATTttaccaaaataattttctataACATCTTGATTTAACGATCGTGgcaagaaaaatttacattgtcCACTTCCAACTAAACTATAActatagaaataaatatgaaaaaacatgtaaacaatgtaaaaaagcAGTTAATTCGTTCTCGAAGAACATTTGATaccttttttaaacaacaacaatcaaCAATTGCTATTGCAACAAGATAACCGCCAGAACGGAAACACGTCAGTAGAAAGTCGATGAGGTCGTTCGAAGCTCAAAATGTCGATTTATTAGAGTAGCCCTCCTGTTCCCCGATCATGAACCCAATTAAAAACCTTTGAAACATCTTGCTCCGTCGACTGTATCAAGATAACAAACACTACGAAACTATAAATGAACTCAAAATTGCTGTAGATGTTTGGACCAATTTAGAGCCTGAATCACATAACAATTTGGTAGACAGCGTGAACTCTAGAATCTTTGAGCTAATTAGAAAAAATGTGGGGCCAACCCACTATTACTTAAAagaacgttttgtaaaaaaaatttaaatcgataTCCGAGAGAAAAGTGAAATTGGGCGGGCCAGGGACGGCGGGGATCCGATCCCGTGATTCTTTCGTGAAAACTTTAGAAAAAACATCGGCAAAAATGTCGGCGACAACATCGCTGTTGTCTGTCACGGAGCCAGTAATATCTCTGACCTGTGGAGTTCCCACTGGACCCGACAGTTGAGTGCGAATGTGCTTGTGAAAGTGTTTGGTATCTCTGGAATTAGCAATACTCATATCTAGTTCTAGCCTCCTTAATAGTGGTGGAAAGTTTATTAGAGAAAGCTCTATGGGTCTTATAATCAGCTTCAGCCCCAGTCCGCCTGAAGGTACGCCACAACGATCGTTTTTTCCTAATCAACTTTAGAATCTTGGAGTCGATCCAAGGCTTCTTTGATGATCTTTTAAAAGTTACTCTAGTAGTGTACTGCGCAATCGTGTCTTGCAAAGTGGTTTTGAAAACTTTCCAGTTATGGGTCATAGAAGTATTAGAAAGTAATGATTTCCAGTCAACAACTGATAGATGCTGATTTACCGTAGCCCATTCTACCACTGTTCTCTCAAATGAAACAGTCTTCAATCTGGGACAAGAATAGATTTACAGTAAATCCAAGAGCTGATGGGCAAACATTTGACAAAATGATACGACGCGCAGGGTTTATTAACCGACGTACCCCAACGACCTTGTCATTGACGGTGATGGATGAGTGGTTTGAGACCACGTCATCAACCAAAGACTTACTACTTAAATAGATGCAAATTCGTTCGTTAGAGATTCTCGATGCAAATAAAACGTTCTTAGAAGATACTATACTACCTATAGCTCTCGCATAGGTCCGTCGGTAGCATTACAAACTACCGCCTGCTCTTTACCAGGGAAAATTGTTGGCGGGTCGCTCGCCATCTTGCAATATGAATTTATATTAGCGCTCCAACCCGGGGGCGAATCCCGGAGCACAAAAGGTAAATTTGAGGCGAATACTGCGAAAGGACGCAGTCATTCGCCTCCCGGCCTGCCGTTAAAAGAAACTTATCTCCGGTGAACAAAAACTCGGGCGATAATACCAACAAGTAAACGCCACCAATGTCATGAATCAATTAACTGCTGCAAATCAGAATTGCACCAATTTGGGTGTTTCTTATGAGACTCACGAGGAATCGACGATATGCGAAGTTAGATGTAAATATACTTGCGTAAATCATAGTATGAGCGCTAAAAACGGAGAGCACGAAGAACACGTCTGTGCACCATACTCActactacagggttattctaaatgattgtagtcgaagtaggccatgcccatgttattacatttttgccgctttcatgtgaactgtcagttttgtcgctgtcactgtcatttttcaggtgaaaagtgcggtgatgggatttttatttatttctgttaaattaacgattgaatccagatatattgagttgttttgcactcAATTTAACTCCcatgtgtgaacggtgtgtactcactattcacatcatttggatgtttttttatgtggagcggcaaccataaattttacattcagttttcacgcctacttcgactacaatcatttagaataaccctgtataaggcattcacgatctttttgggaccgaatTGGCTTTGACCATCTACCAAGGAGCCATCTactgattttgttggcagtacctcggtgataactaaattccctaaaggaaattgacactttttgtgttaggtcaggttgttttcagtttagggttatattttctgaatagtacattgttgccggatctcttatgATGATCtgttatgtttaaattaaattaaatcgtttaatagaaattttttattgtataaaattattttggcaattttgactgttccttggacggaaatttaaattatttttacatacttaataaatcattttagtttcttacgaatattaaaataataaatctggcaatccggtggcaagaaaatgtcgaacagacactgacagaaaaaaaaaatgcatccgttgcatcactgagtcagttagtccaacatgaaaagaaaaaatcttagccaactcggtcccaaaaagatcgtgaatgcgtAATACTCTactgtattaattaatttatcgtCGTTACAGagctttgtttattttgtattttatttttttccataacaACGGATTTTTCCAAACATctgatttgtttattttatttttattttatttggaattttgaatacaaagttacagactcattTTCTAAGGAGTTATGTCAGGtttcgaacaaaaccaaataagcACTGGAGAATAAAGCTGCttttgttcacttgaattgcactTAAgtgcaattcgcgtgaacaaaagctttgccttcctttctcgtagtgtaaataactattgttttgATTTAGGCCACAAATGTGAGGGAAAATACTTAcgtacaaaattaattttttcgacgAACTTTACCGATTTAGTTCCACCAatgtaaagaatttttttgacgGATACTGTAAATCCTACAGACCTCATtaaattgttgattttgaaTAGTGTACGTGACGAGGTAAGTATTTGCTGAAAAGGAACACTAAACAAATGTATCTCTCGATTTCGGACGAGAAGTAATTCACAATGGATACAAAGAACACACATCCTGGTTACCTGGAAATGAACCTGTAGGCGAGAGTAATGGGAAGCATATCGTCAACAAGAATTTAAATTCTGCGAAATAGTTTACATCTCCTGAGGAAATGAAGTGATAACTTCTCTTCTTGGACGAAAGAGAACACCTTACTTACCATCGCGTGTGGGATTTTAACGGAGCATCCCTACCACTATCATCACAACTTTCCATTTCCTGGtacaattcattttcaaatcgataaaataatacaacctTGAACTTAACGAGTTTTCAATCAATTTCTTATAcactttttcataaaaatttagtcatccacaaaaattaattaaattatgattgatgagttacaattttaaaaaataaaagtagacaagaaaattgcaacaacattaatttttaatgtttattcgAATATACAGGTTATTCCGGAGAGACATCCGATGAcaatttcgttatatgcaacccaaaatacaagaaacacctagaacttgatattttgtttaattcgaaataagttaGCAATCCAAGTAACTTGACGAATAAGATTAATCATgacactttctctttattgaggttatgaacaaaaattaatacatataaacgtgaaaactgacatgacagacaataagggccagcaatcgttgatttaagtattactttttataaatttaggaagctagaaacaattggaaattgtagtttcggttgcatataacgaaattttcatcggaagtctctcgtgacTAACCCTATATGCATAAAAATCGTCCAAGCAACAACAGATGCAGAAAAATATacttaaatagttatttatttaacgaattcgtggacctttaaaactctcgtttcactcgagttttaaactggtccactcatgccaaaaaaagcccaaattacacaagaacgagttgaatacgtttttttgttcgacgagccccttaaaggctccaaatcgctaaaaatctttaaaattagcttgacgtttcgttttgacaagttgtcaaatttatcaaaatccgttcacgcaggagaaaattctcaaattctgacagtgtcgaacaaaaaacacattttatttcGTCGTATCACCAGGAAATTTTTGACgtattatatttattacacatttttaacagttttttaGTTGTATCTGTACATACCTACATACCTGAGTTGAAGAGTGTAGTGCAGCATATTTAGAAATTTGATCAAAAGCACCTCGACTGACCGTCACCACCTCTGCATACAGCACCTCCGCGCTTATGTTGATGCTTTTTCGATCCTAAATGTTCTTTAATCAAATAGGTACTTCTCTATGTGTCACTATTGTCAGTTTtagcaaaaatcaaatttccaaatttaattgatgAATAAAAAACAGTTGTGTAGTTATTAGTGATAAAGCacgaaaattaaaagattTCGGTGTTGAAATGATGTGATTCTGTTCTTTTCTGTTCTCCTGTCGCTCTATATTTTcagttcaaaaatgttttgtggATCATGTGGAATAGCACAGCTTTTAGACGAATTGAAATACATGTTCGgcgtaaataaaatattcgttGAAGATGAGCGTGCCCAAGACCGAACTGTGGAAGGTTTGGCAAAGACGCTGAATACAtttgttcaaatttaaattccgAAACCTATTAACAAGCGAGGGTGACGTTGAGACTGTAAATGCAGGAGGAGGACGTGTAGATCCGAAGTTGTCTAGAATCTGAATCCCCTCTTTTCAGTTCATTCAACAGGACGTGATTTATATTCAGCGTGATGCAAAGGACTGAATTTCAACAGCAATGACAAAAACTGCATCCTTATTCACACCAGATTTGGAgaagataaatattttttatcgatACGAGCTGAGGTGgagaaaaattttgataattcgTTTGAAAGCCACTGGACGATAAAGATTTGTGTCGTGTTTCATTTCGATAAAAAGATTCAACAAGAAACTCGTAAAttagtaattttgtttttgaaaaatgtgtgatatactcgtagttaggcaaccaacaatccAGAAGTCGTTGGCACTTTGTTTTGTATCTAATATCTATTctctttgattgtgaccacaaccaaaaacatagtaggcgctgtttagctgtgtgctgcatacgttttacactaaatatttgtgtggtgtgaacatgatgtgaaaatgtcagaattgtcaaaacttgaccgtggtagtaaagcaattattttaatgtatttatcaatattaataacggaaatcaatatttgaagtaggagaaactaaaaacgtctgtctgattctgtgatcacgtctgtacaggtacagattatttaacgtaaaaacttcgaaatcacctcatacattctcgatattaatgaagaactttcaattagcattttcagataaaaactaatcagacagaaagttgaaaaaaatgatttacagaggatgaaaaggcagaagatatcaaactacaacacttactagccaagccaaaatgtacaacaaaaaagcacaaacagagttaactttattggtgatgttcgtctttgtgggttgttttcccgttggcttcaataaatgtctcgaaacaagtcaatattaaccctttggtcccaactttgggaagacgacgtggcattttctttttgaattctaaaattttgtaccaaaactcaattttatagatatgcgcacagtgtacgtcgaaaaacgtttgcgcaagtcgttctccgttctgtcttctgtgagcgtgacgtctctgtcaaaatggcgcctccgagagttgccaactgcgactggatttggtgttatctaaaattccctatccataacctagcaactgaaaagttactagggagtggtcacaatcaaaatgaatagattatagTTGATCTAATTCGAAATTCGTCGACATAATACACCTCTACTGGAAATAATCAAACGTAAATAAAAGTGTTGTTTGGATGACGCGTTTAACGCAAATCGTGAACTAAATAAAACCATGACACGGTATCAaaagtatatttatttataataagtcATCATCAAGTACAAAAAATAACACCCGAAAGACGCACACAAATATGTTAACCTATCGAGTTAATCTCGATCTACCTATCTAATAataagtataataaattaataaaccaGCCTTACACAGTAACAGAGATGTACAAGCACCTAGTTCGTTTTTTTGATCACATTATTGCTCCTTTTCGGCACGAAACAAACCGAGCTggcgttcaaataaattatgtagAACCAACAAACTATCAGGAAGGCCAACCCGTTGGGCACGTGCGTGTTGCACagcaaataaaaacacaaaaagagCTGTGCGCTCAGCACCAGAGCCGTCGCGTACACCGCCCACTTGAGCAAACAGATCTCCCGGAACTGTTTCCGGACCAGGAGCAACCCATTGGAGACGATCGTCCTGAACTCCAACTGGCAGAGCTTGTAGAGGAAGTGGGTGAAGAGGAGAGAGCGGAAGAAGAAGATCGTCTTTTCCGTGGAGGACTGGAGGACGGTTTGCGACGACTTGAGCCAGGCCAGGAGAGCCGGAAGGACGTAGTACTGTTGCGAGCAGATGAAGCTGTTGAAGCGTCGGATCTTCTCCAAGGAAGACGTCCGCACCAGCCTCTGCGTCTTGTCGTCCGCCTTGCGCGGCGTCATCACCTTCTTGGAGATCGTCTGGACCTCGGTGGTGGACACTGTGCTGGACATTCTGCAACGAGACGAGTGTGAGGACGCGCGAACTTGAAACGATAACGCTTGATGGATGTGACGGTCGGACCGGAGATAACCCCGGGCCGGTACCTGCCAGAAGGAATTGTTTGAACACGTTgcgaaatttaataaaaaccagGGATTATGCAATCGGACGAACACTCTGTTTGTGCTTAGATAGTGTAGTGACTGATAAGCGAGACGATTTGTTCAATTGGAACCGGAGCGAGCCGGTTGCGAAACACAATGACCGCAACATTTGCCTAGTTGAGTGATTTatggaattttaaattaacgctaaataaataaatccggaTGAGCCACCGTGCGCAAACAGGTGAGGCGATTTTTACAAGGAAGAAACACCACTTCCGCTTTTTCGAGAGACGTTGAgacgttatttttttaataaggaGTAAATTGAAGTGTTTAACAATGTAATtgttgttatttgtttaataaatcAACCGATTCTTAGTGTCATGCATAATCTTTGGTGAATGTTACTATGGAAATACATAGATAGTTATTTAAATTACGAATGCGGTAgcctacattttacagcgcgaggtttttagacTGAAACACGATCGCACAGGGGGAGTGTTTTGacaaaaaccgagcgatgtaaaatgtctaccgcattagtaatgtaatgtaggtattaatatttttggccGACGACTTGTTTTctcgaatttgaaatttgtagttatcaataattttgcaaaacctgtcaaagactgacaattgattaatgaaatggcagaaagttatctattataccgataactgacatgcttacgatttacaccacaagaTGGCGCCATCACACTTCAACAGAAAGCGGATAAATGGTAGCGGGatcttgtcttagtataaatggacattatttataataagctaagattttttttggagGTCCCAGAAAGCTAAAAATTTTCGCGTTAGTTTACgcactccgtgcggtaaaatgacagatagtttggttagtgtgtaaaaaAACAAGATACCGCAGttgttcaaaatatgtaaacacgtcatttagagttgaggaggccaaaaaaGAACTCCgctttatattttatttgaagaaaagatGAACAGAGAAAGTTGTTGAGCGactttttatcaaattatcaAAAAGTGGAAGTGGTTTTCTGCTGAAGaacttataaaataaatagatcGTACTCTTGAAGATAGATGAGCAAAAGAAAGTAGTACAAGATGAAGAAAACAAAGCTAATGATGTTTCTCAAGAGTGGGATTATAttaagaagaagaaaaatgaaGTAACTTGttagaaaagaaaagaaactCTCTAAAATAAATACGAAAGTTGTTTAGgattcttcaaaaattgaagttaaatggattttattattttagtacCTGAGAACGTAATTAATTAGGAACTTTTCAGAAACCAAAATGACGTAATTTAATGTTCATTTCGTTccattttcaaattcttcTCTGATAAATCCTCTCGCCAGAACtcttcagagttaaaaaaaaataacaaaatgatGAAATCTAAAATTCGTAAAACCACTCCAACTCTTTAATACCGTGttatcgaaaataaaaaaaatcgagatggccatgattaatacacttcagttggcagcacgtaaaaatttaattcaaatgtcatcaaatgtcattaattacaatagtaactgtcattccggactttcaaggcacttaccaacaacttgccttgattattttgtttttccatacctgATAAACAACGTGTGTTCAAAAAcacaattcccgaattaatacaagtaattactgataactgcaattGATGTCCCCactttgcgaaggtcatttgaaaacgtgaagcgaagagagtaacatgtttggaagctgaaggcagacatttcgaacatttactctAATTCGTAAATACAATTGGAGCTCCTCATGATTCtcttacaaccgacaggtcacacataattcacacctttatgaaaatcaagatttcaacgttctcaaagtcactaacctaacttttaagactgacatctgataattgaaattttaacgaattgccaactgaaatttttggtcacagccaacactaatttttttttcgatctcacggtactaACTAAGGGGTCGAAGGAAGTTCTACCGAGTGCGTCTAATTATTTGAtaacaataaagaaataaaccaTGAAAACGAAATATATCAGACGAGGACTCAagaggattttttttaaatttatcttgcaattactgttattattaaaaaatgactTACTCATACGTTATCTCCATGAATACGcaaatacaatttattttttaatacattttataaGTACATAGTTtgataaaatataaacaaagataaaattgtttaacaCTTGGTGACTAGTTTCCAgtgtgaaattaaataaaagagAGTATGTTGAAGAGACTTTAGAGAAAATGTagcattttttatgaaaaaatttgCTTTTGGCAATATTGCGAATATTGGATGGGTAAAAATATAGATTGAAACTGTTAAGGTGTAAATGAGAAAGAGTTTGCCTTTATGCAACACTTTTTGGGCATGTACCACCTCAAAcaccaaaacaaaattacttttatctatttcaatttattaaatttaagttATTGACCAATATTCCTACATGTGAAGAAATTTCATCagaaacaattttgatttttctgtgTTTgctcaataaataaaatttttgataagaGATAAGTTCGATAATTGTTACAAGTTATTTACACTTCTGGACAACTGTTCCGACCatgaatttcgttcatttccgccaaatttatttaattgaaaGAAACTTGCTTTCGTTTTGTGCAAATTCATAAAACGGTATTTTCTTGTTGTGACTATTTTCACCATGAGACGACAACTGATTAAGTTATAACCTTCACAAACCGGATGTTtggtaaacaaaaattagagttattttatatttgacCGGCTTACTAATTAATCGTGACTCCAAAagcaattacatattaaaaatttaggtaaaattttaaagaaaacgcTGATATATGGCAGTCACAGTGTAAAGagttgagttgttttgcacgaAATTTATATAAAGCGTTATTTTAGACGCTCAAAATAGACAGTAAAGGAAGACTTTTAATCCCTCGAGTGTAAAAGCAGAGCCAACTAAGTTAATTTATTGATAATAGGATCGTTACGTTGACATAATGTGTCGTATAATTATTGCCCTCGCTGCGCTCATACACTCGGGATGAAAAGATGCACTTTAGTTCCTTGTGGTATAACATACTGTTCTGCTTCTAAACAACACACCTAAAATATTTTCTGCTTCTTCCTATTCGTTAAAAATTGCGTACTTTCGGTCCAAAATGTGTTGAGATGTTTCACGAAACATATTTTATCTGACCTTGATATTTGCTCCTTTTGAGTTTTTCGGTGTTGTTTAAAATTGTGACGTTTGACCCCGAGagcaataaaatgtttgataaaaaaaaaagagttaaATGCGTGCTATTAAAAGAATTATCAAGAACTCTGGAGccaacaaattattttagacGGATTGCTCAAAGTACTGTTTTCTTCATTTGATATGCGGAGGCTTGATTCtctaatttttccaaatttttgatttatcattttttgaaatgccACACTTAGTTTTGTACAAAAACCAGTTTGAAATTTGAATCGTCTGAAAGTTGAAgataatattttacaaattaaatgaacTGAGTTATGATGACACAGAGAAGTTTTGTTGTATAATCTTGTTTGATGGACGTGAAGGGTCGTATGTCAAAGATTATTCCTAGAAAACAGTCTGCCAGACTAAGTTGTTTATAAGAATTAGACAGTCGAACTTTGGTCCAATGatgcaaaattattatctCAGACAAATTCCAACTAAAGTGTActtcataataattattttctcattaatttcgaggtatttatacAAAAgtatgagatttttttaaattctgaaaTGTCATGTAGGTACATTAGAAAGTATTTTGGTAATTAAAAAGCATTTTGGGTAGATTCtgcaataaaattgttttagtgAAACAAAGAAGAAAGAAAGTATGCTAGTTCTGCTGAGGAGTTACACCCAACAGGTGTTGTAATATATTTTGTCTTCGACCAATAAGAAATCAATAAAACACACAATTTATACATTTGATTTATTCAACATTTTTCCTGAGAAAGAATTTGACTACAATATTTTGCAGACGCCATTTTTGACAGCTTTTGGCAATAAATAGGATGCGgtcattttattcatttagaAGAAAATATCATTCCCCACTCgtaggaaattaaaaaaatatttcaagagTATGTATTGCAAAGTGGTGGTAAAAAAGTAAATGAATTCAATGTCTTTTTCgacaaaaaatacaatgtcaaaaatgtattCGTTTATGATAacagcatttaaaataaacgtcGCAGGATTTTTCCCTCTAAAATCATCTGGTTGGaatgttgcaaaaaaaaaagtgaaaattaataaaaccatGCAAAACCAAGgggaaaatatatattttccGAATTATTGGATATATTGgatatttcataattaaaaaaaaaattgttacacatttttcattttaaaaaaattggagttCCATAGAATACTATCCTGAGGTCAGAAATTACAATTtgtactattttttaaattcggataatgttaaattttattcgtttagaaaaatattaccTACTAAATAAATGGTAAACTTGCCAGATCATCCAGTTGGAATGTCGCCAAGAAccaaaacaaatcaaagaaattattcAAGTGAAAATTCATAAAACCATGAAATATATACCTATATTCCACCCATTGGAATATATTATATTTTCCTAATTGGACGATACGTTggatatatttttcaataattaatttggtCATTTggtaacatatttttttttttaaatattaatatatTAAGAAACATACTACATTCCCTTGGTTGTTAAAGACAAAAGAATGAAGCATGGAAACAAACGCAACCGTAttgttatgatttttttttaatgaagattATATGACATTTTTCGAATATGATATAGAAATTtacttttcataaaaaaaagattgtTTTTGGCTTAGAGTttgttaaaatgtttgtatccCATTTTGAATCttccaaatatgtattatgcagggtgattttgaaagttgtgcagatgttttaatcacgagctactggcttcatgtagaactcggaaaaaatgtttaaaaaattctatgtcaaaaaataaaatgacatttattttttgagctacaattttttttaattgcttttagtcttctacgttgtcaaacaacctcgtaggtaaaatttcggcacattttaaaaatacaccctgtatatcatatgtattctataaaacgtacaccaatgcgatttccttgttttaaagtatattttcaataggttacttcgcattggcggaCGTTGGAAACAATACTTTGTAGGtacttattattaaaattggcaTAACATTCTCAAATACTTTTccttcaattaaaaaaaaaggactaCGTCAAAAATTGCCATGTTCTTGGTGCAGCTGCAGTTTCTTCGCACTgtcagaaagaaaaatgaaaataagcACCTGGCGGTGGCCAGACACGAACCAACcagttttttggaaaaaatccaCCGGCCACGAAAGAAATTACAGCACGCACGGATTCTTCACCATTGCAATCGCAACACCCCTTTGGCATTGAACACAAATAAAAAGTTGCATCACAGCACGAAAAATTGTGCGAAAAGAGACGGCG contains:
- the LOC138128134 gene encoding uncharacterized protein; translated protein: MSSTVSTTEVQTISKKVMTPRKADDKTQRLVRTSSLEKIRRFNSFICSQQYYVLPALLAWLKSSQTVLQSSTEKTIFFFRSLLFTHFLYKLCQLEFRTIVSNGLLLVRKQFREICLLKWAVYATALVLSAQLFLCFYLLCNTHVPNGLAFLIVCWFYIIYLNASSVCFVPKRSNNVIKKTN